The following are encoded together in the Acidobacteriota bacterium genome:
- a CDS encoding CaiB/BaiF CoA-transferase family protein, with protein MLDGIRVVELATIVMAPSACAMLSDFGAEVIKIEAPGRGDLYRYFQDLPGMPDSEIPYCFLLDGRNKKSVVIDLKQKSGQGLAHRLIETADVFLTNCHNSVLEDLSMTWDRLREVNPRLIFAHGTGYGHTGPEAEKPGYDQVCYWTRSGLVATFTPVDGHLGPLGCGTGDHPTGVTLFSAVLAGLLKRERTGIGSYVTTSLLAAGAWANACAIQAKLVGAEFHEKRPRERTLNFGQLYYRTRDDRLIKLSIIEQDREWEHFCLALDRRDLISDERFCTTPERIENMPEFIALLDADFARRDFSEWSERFTRYEIAYSLVSNLDDIVADEQLEAIGMFRDLDHPEYGRLRTVDSPVLIEGEDKVQPQPAPELGEHTGDLLRELGLDASEIENLAEDGVIWGRL; from the coding sequence TTGCTGGACGGAATCCGCGTAGTCGAACTCGCAACAATCGTCATGGCGCCCTCGGCCTGCGCCATGCTCTCGGACTTCGGGGCCGAAGTGATCAAGATCGAGGCGCCGGGCCGGGGTGACCTCTACCGCTACTTCCAGGATCTGCCCGGCATGCCGGACTCGGAGATCCCGTACTGCTTCCTGCTCGACGGCCGGAACAAGAAGAGCGTCGTCATCGACCTCAAGCAGAAGAGCGGCCAGGGGCTGGCCCACCGGCTCATCGAGACGGCTGACGTGTTCCTGACCAACTGCCACAACTCCGTGCTCGAGGACCTGAGCATGACCTGGGACCGCCTGCGCGAAGTCAACCCGCGGCTCATCTTCGCCCACGGCACCGGCTACGGCCACACGGGACCCGAGGCCGAGAAGCCCGGCTACGACCAGGTCTGCTACTGGACCCGCTCCGGGCTCGTCGCGACGTTCACGCCGGTCGACGGCCATTTGGGGCCGCTCGGCTGCGGCACCGGCGACCATCCCACGGGCGTCACGCTCTTCTCGGCCGTGCTCGCCGGCCTGCTCAAGCGGGAACGCACCGGTATCGGTTCCTACGTCACCACCTCGCTGCTCGCGGCCGGCGCCTGGGCGAATGCCTGCGCCATCCAGGCCAAGCTGGTCGGAGCGGAGTTCCACGAGAAGCGTCCGCGTGAACGGACGCTGAACTTCGGCCAGCTCTACTACCGCACCCGGGACGACCGGCTGATCAAGCTGAGCATCATCGAGCAGGACCGGGAATGGGAGCACTTCTGCCTCGCCCTCGACCGCCGTGACCTCATCTCGGACGAGCGCTTCTGCACCACCCCGGAGCGGATCGAGAACATGCCCGAGTTCATCGCCCTGCTGGATGCGGACTTCGCAAGGCGGGACTTCTCCGAGTGGAGCGAACGCTTCACCCGCTACGAGATTGCCTACAGCCTCGTCTCGAATCTGGACGACATCGTCGCCGACGAGCAATTGGAGGCCATCGGCATGTTCCGCGACCTCGACCATCCCGAGTACGGGCGTCTGCGCACGGTGGACAGTCCGGTCCTCATCGAGGGCGAGGACAAGGTACAGCCCCAACCGGCGCCGGAACTCGGCGAGCACACCGGCGACCTCCTGCGCGAACTCGGACTCGACGCCTCGGAGATCGAGAACCTGGCCGAGGACGGCGTCATCTGGGGCCGGCTCTGA
- a CDS encoding acyl-CoA dehydrogenase family protein, with the protein MDFQLSPEQKLILETVRRFVREEIVPLEADLDPDASELPPHHRERLVAMTKQLGFYGLDIPEEYGGPGIDLVTRTLMAFEMAQHRAGLYAPCYGVFGGAGLAQLYEADDGQKERYLYPVLRGEKRGFFALTEPSGGSDPARAIRTTAVRDGDDWILDGEKTFISGADKADFGIVFARTDPELGRKGITCFLVDTDMPGFRVRRIVHTLRSTHYAAELEFNRVRVPGRNVLGEVNQGFAIANDRLSRNRIPYAAGCVGVALKAQEMAIAYAKTRKTFGDYLSTRQAVQWMIVDNEIDLRTARALTLEAAARADAGKPFRTEAAICKLVASEGASRVVDRAMQIHGGYGMTKDLPLERWYRELRIRRVGEGPNEIQRLIVARDVIGGSFH; encoded by the coding sequence ATGGATTTCCAACTCAGTCCCGAACAGAAGCTGATCCTGGAGACCGTGCGCCGCTTCGTGCGCGAAGAGATCGTGCCGCTCGAGGCGGATCTCGACCCGGACGCGAGCGAACTGCCGCCGCATCACCGTGAGCGGCTGGTGGCGATGACGAAGCAACTCGGCTTCTACGGCCTGGACATCCCGGAGGAGTACGGCGGGCCCGGCATCGACCTCGTGACCAGGACGTTGATGGCGTTCGAGATGGCCCAGCACCGGGCCGGTCTCTACGCGCCCTGCTACGGCGTCTTCGGCGGCGCTGGGCTGGCGCAGTTGTACGAGGCGGACGACGGCCAGAAGGAGCGCTACCTCTATCCCGTGCTGCGAGGGGAGAAGCGGGGATTCTTCGCCCTGACCGAGCCATCCGGCGGCAGCGATCCGGCCCGCGCCATCCGCACGACTGCGGTCCGCGACGGCGACGACTGGATCCTCGACGGCGAGAAGACGTTCATCAGCGGCGCCGACAAGGCGGACTTCGGCATCGTCTTCGCGCGCACCGACCCGGAACTCGGCCGCAAGGGCATCACCTGCTTCCTCGTCGACACGGACATGCCGGGTTTTCGGGTCCGACGCATCGTTCACACCCTGCGCTCCACCCACTACGCGGCCGAACTCGAGTTCAACCGGGTGCGGGTGCCCGGCCGCAACGTGCTCGGCGAGGTGAACCAGGGCTTCGCGATAGCCAACGACCGTCTGAGCCGCAACCGGATCCCCTACGCGGCCGGCTGCGTCGGCGTCGCGCTCAAGGCGCAGGAGATGGCGATCGCCTACGCCAAGACACGCAAGACCTTCGGCGACTACCTGTCCACGCGCCAGGCGGTGCAGTGGATGATCGTCGACAACGAGATCGACCTGCGCACGGCCCGGGCGCTGACCCTGGAGGCCGCGGCGCGGGCCGATGCCGGCAAGCCGTTCCGGACCGAGGCGGCGATCTGCAAGCTGGTGGCCAGCGAGGGCGCCAGCCGCGTGGTCGACCGGGCGATGCAGATCCACGGTGGTTACGGCATGACGAAGGACCTGCCGCTCGAGCGCTGGTACCGGGAACTCCGGATCCGCCGCGTGGGTGAAGGCCCGAACGAGATCCAGCGGCTGATCGTCGCCCGCGACGTGATCGGCGGGTCGTTTCACTGA
- a CDS encoding CoA transferase: protein MTEGELPPTRPLAGVRVLDLGQVYQGPYAGYLLAQAGADVVKVEPPGGEPLRRREADGGPPSFPLAFLNTNKRSLACDLKDEEGRQLLLRLAGVADVLIENFAPGVMDRLGVGWKVLRELNPRLIYASGTAYGLSGPDSERLGMDLTVQAWSGVMSITGEAGGGPLKAGPALIDFLGGTHLYGGIVSALYEREGTGTGRLVEVAMQEAAYPTLLTQLALMHHEGKLPGRTGNRHGRVSPCGVYPCRDGHVAIICITERHWRNLLRAMGREDLVGDSRFRNNEARVSRRDETEALVAAWTTGLSRAEINEAVRSRRVPCAPVRDLSEVNADPHLWERGYFESVDHSALGEIGLPTSAIRFDARPSGPLEPIPALGENTDEVIGEWLGAVPAWEGSDA, encoded by the coding sequence GTGACCGAAGGCGAACTCCCTCCGACCAGGCCGCTGGCCGGGGTCCGCGTCCTCGACCTCGGGCAGGTCTACCAGGGTCCTTACGCCGGCTACCTGCTGGCCCAGGCGGGGGCGGACGTGGTCAAGGTGGAGCCGCCGGGCGGGGAGCCGCTGCGGCGCCGTGAGGCTGATGGCGGGCCGCCGTCCTTTCCGCTCGCCTTTCTGAACACGAACAAGCGGTCCCTGGCCTGCGATCTGAAGGACGAGGAGGGGAGGCAACTGCTGCTTCGGTTGGCCGGGGTCGCGGACGTGCTGATCGAGAACTTCGCGCCGGGTGTGATGGATCGCCTGGGCGTCGGCTGGAAGGTGCTACGGGAGTTGAACCCGCGGCTGATCTACGCATCGGGCACCGCCTACGGCCTGAGCGGCCCGGACTCCGAGCGGCTCGGGATGGATCTCACGGTCCAGGCCTGGTCCGGGGTGATGAGCATTACCGGCGAGGCGGGCGGCGGACCGCTCAAGGCCGGCCCGGCCCTCATCGACTTCCTGGGCGGGACGCACCTGTACGGGGGGATCGTCAGCGCGCTCTACGAACGGGAAGGCACAGGGACCGGACGCCTGGTCGAGGTGGCGATGCAGGAGGCGGCGTATCCGACCCTGCTCACCCAGCTCGCGCTGATGCACCACGAGGGGAAGCTGCCCGGACGGACCGGCAACCGGCACGGCCGTGTGTCGCCCTGCGGCGTGTATCCGTGCCGTGACGGCCATGTCGCGATCATCTGCATCACCGAGCGGCACTGGCGGAACCTGCTGCGGGCGATGGGACGGGAGGACCTGGTCGGTGATTCCCGGTTCCGGAACAACGAGGCTCGTGTCTCTCGTCGGGACGAGACGGAAGCTCTGGTCGCGGCATGGACCACCGGCCTTTCCCGTGCGGAGATCAACGAGGCGGTGCGGTCCCGACGGGTGCCGTGCGCGCCCGTTCGCGACCTGTCCGAGGTCAACGCGGACCCGCACCTCTGGGAACGCGGCTACTTCGAATCGGTCGATCATTCGGCTCTCGGCGAGATTGGCTTGCCGACAAGCGCCATCCGTTTCGACGCACGACCGTCCGGTCCGCTCGAGCCGATTCCTGCCCTTGGCGAGAACACGGACGAAGTAATCGGTGAGTGGCTGGGTGCCGTCCCGGCCTGGGAGGGGAGCGACGCATGA
- a CDS encoding mandelate racemase/muconate lactonizing enzyme family protein gives MKVRSIETRHCDAGWRNYHFVKLTTEDGVVGWSEYDEHQGAVGVTTVIEQLADRVVGSRVRDVERIYQRLLVRARQSMSGVMAMGIGAIENAVLDAWAKELGVPCCDLLGGRVRDRVPVYWSHCGTWRIGLPQYYGNAITDIDGVTALGAEVRERGFRALKTNIFDYSSGAPRGWAPGFGRPFEPGQNVERRTIRELRRHLEALREGAGPDMGILLDLNFNAKISGYRQIVRALADLDLFWIEIDTSSAEGLATVRQESAHPISSCETLITPAAFLPFLRAEAVDVAIIDAVWNGVWQSMKIAALAGAHEVNVAPHNYYGHLATMMNAHMSAAVPNLRIMETDIDRLPWDGEVFTHEPEFEDGCLIVPDRPGWGTEPDEDGLAVHPPK, from the coding sequence ATGAAGGTCAGGAGCATCGAGACGCGGCATTGCGACGCCGGTTGGCGAAACTACCACTTCGTCAAGCTGACGACGGAGGACGGCGTCGTCGGCTGGAGCGAGTACGACGAGCACCAGGGCGCGGTCGGCGTCACCACGGTCATCGAGCAGCTCGCGGATCGCGTTGTCGGTTCCCGGGTTCGGGATGTCGAGCGGATCTATCAGCGGCTCCTGGTCCGCGCCCGGCAGTCGATGTCCGGGGTCATGGCGATGGGCATCGGAGCGATCGAGAACGCGGTGCTTGACGCCTGGGCGAAGGAACTCGGCGTCCCCTGCTGCGACCTCCTGGGTGGCCGCGTGCGGGACCGGGTGCCGGTGTACTGGTCGCACTGCGGAACCTGGCGGATCGGTTTGCCCCAGTACTACGGGAACGCGATCACCGACATCGACGGCGTGACCGCCCTCGGCGCCGAAGTCCGCGAACGGGGATTCAGGGCGCTCAAGACGAACATCTTCGACTACTCGAGCGGCGCGCCGCGCGGTTGGGCGCCCGGCTTCGGGCGGCCGTTCGAACCGGGTCAGAACGTCGAGCGCCGGACGATTCGGGAGCTTCGCCGTCACCTTGAAGCGCTGCGCGAGGGCGCCGGTCCCGACATGGGCATCCTGCTTGACCTGAACTTCAACGCGAAGATCTCGGGCTACCGGCAGATCGTGCGGGCACTCGCGGACCTCGACCTCTTCTGGATCGAGATCGACACGTCGTCGGCGGAGGGGCTGGCGACCGTCCGTCAGGAGAGCGCGCATCCGATCAGCTCCTGCGAGACCCTGATCACGCCTGCTGCCTTCCTGCCGTTCCTGCGCGCCGAGGCGGTCGACGTTGCGATCATCGACGCGGTCTGGAACGGCGTCTGGCAGTCGATGAAGATCGCCGCCCTGGCAGGGGCCCACGAGGTCAACGTGGCGCCGCACAACTACTACGGCCACCTTGCGACGATGATGAACGCCCACATGAGCGCGGCGGTGCCGAACCTCCGGATCATGGAAACGGACATCGACCGCCTGCCCTGGGACGGCGAGGTGTTTACCCACGAGCCCGAGTTCGAGGACGGTTGCCTGATCGTGCCGGACCGGCCGGGCTGGGGCACCGAACCGGACGAGGATGGCCTCGCGGTCCATCCGCCGAAGTAA
- a CDS encoding CoA-binding protein: protein MATDLSYSDALIAGILRRVSTIAMVGASPNWKRPSNFAMKYLQEKGFRVIPVNPRAAAGGVSILGEKACSSLADVPAPVEMVDVFRASEAALEITREAIRLREEKRIEVVWMQLGVRNDEAAAEAEAAGLTVIMNRCPKIEYGRLWGELGWGGFDSRVISSRWPRPANGGGRAG, encoded by the coding sequence GTGGCCACCGACCTTTCCTACAGCGACGCCCTGATCGCCGGCATCCTCCGCCGGGTGAGCACGATCGCGATGGTGGGCGCCTCGCCGAACTGGAAGCGTCCCTCGAACTTCGCGATGAAGTACTTGCAGGAGAAGGGCTTCCGGGTGATCCCGGTGAATCCGCGGGCGGCGGCTGGAGGGGTTTCGATCCTGGGCGAGAAGGCCTGCTCCTCCCTCGCGGACGTGCCTGCCCCGGTCGAGATGGTCGACGTTTTCCGGGCATCCGAGGCCGCGCTCGAGATAACGCGCGAAGCAATCCGGCTGCGGGAGGAGAAACGGATCGAGGTGGTCTGGATGCAGCTCGGCGTGCGCAACGACGAGGCCGCGGCCGAGGCGGAAGCCGCAGGGCTCACCGTGATCATGAACCGCTGCCCGAAGATCGAGTACGGCCGTTTGTGGGGCGAGCTGGGCTGGGGCGGGTTCGACAGCCGCGTGATCAGCAGCCGCTGGCCACGTCCGGCGAACGGCGGCGGACGCGCGGGGTGA
- a CDS encoding aminotransferase class I/II-fold pyridoxal phosphate-dependent enzyme — protein sequence MSEDETQTPEHGPGPDWGFETRMIHAGAGPDPTSGARQTPIHQTSAYAFHDADHAASLFNLQTFGFIYSRLGNPTVATLEERIASLEGGRGATCAASGHAAQVLAFFPLIEAGERFAASTRLYGGSVTQFSRTFPKFDWRCDFVDTEDLSAVEAVLAKGAKALFVESLANPGGVVTDLEALAGLTRAAGALLIVDNTLATPWLCRPFEWGADLIVHSATKFLSGNGTVIGGAVVDSGRFDWSASGRFPGLSEPEPAYHGLKFSETFGDLAFTVHSHAVGLRDLGASMAPMNAFLTLLGTETLALRMERHCRNAQAVAEWLTEHPKVEWVSHAGLPTSPYRELAEKYLPNGAGAVFTFGVRGGYEAGVNVVEKCELFSHLANIGDARSLIIHPASTTHRQLTDEQRAAAGAGPEVVRLSIGLETVDDLVRDLDHALAAA from the coding sequence ATGAGCGAAGACGAGACCCAGACCCCAGAGCACGGCCCCGGCCCCGACTGGGGATTCGAGACCCGAATGATCCATGCGGGCGCCGGCCCGGATCCAACTTCGGGGGCACGCCAGACCCCGATTCACCAGACCTCGGCCTATGCATTCCACGACGCGGACCATGCGGCGTCGCTGTTCAACCTACAGACCTTCGGCTTCATCTACTCCCGTCTCGGCAATCCGACCGTCGCCACGCTGGAAGAACGCATCGCCAGCCTGGAGGGCGGCCGCGGCGCGACCTGCGCCGCCTCGGGACACGCCGCCCAGGTCCTGGCCTTCTTCCCGCTGATCGAGGCCGGCGAACGGTTCGCGGCATCGACCCGGCTCTACGGCGGTTCGGTCACGCAGTTCAGCCGGACGTTCCCGAAGTTCGACTGGCGCTGCGACTTCGTCGACACGGAGGACCTGTCCGCGGTCGAGGCGGTCCTGGCCAAGGGCGCCAAGGCTCTGTTCGTGGAGAGCCTGGCGAACCCGGGCGGCGTGGTCACCGACCTGGAGGCCCTGGCCGGCCTGACCCGAGCCGCGGGCGCCCTGCTGATCGTCGACAACACGCTCGCAACCCCTTGGCTCTGCAGGCCCTTCGAGTGGGGCGCCGATCTGATCGTCCACTCGGCGACGAAGTTCCTCTCCGGCAACGGCACGGTGATCGGCGGCGCCGTGGTGGACAGCGGTCGGTTCGACTGGTCGGCGTCGGGACGTTTTCCGGGCCTCTCGGAGCCGGAGCCGGCCTATCACGGCCTGAAGTTCAGCGAGACGTTCGGCGACCTCGCCTTCACGGTCCATTCGCACGCGGTCGGCCTCCGAGACCTTGGCGCTTCCATGGCGCCGATGAACGCCTTTCTCACGTTGCTAGGCACGGAGACGCTCGCCCTGCGCATGGAACGCCACTGCCGGAACGCCCAGGCGGTCGCCGAGTGGCTGACGGAGCATCCGAAGGTCGAGTGGGTGTCTCATGCCGGCCTGCCGACCAGTCCGTACCGCGAGCTGGCGGAGAAGTACCTGCCGAACGGAGCGGGCGCCGTGTTCACCTTCGGCGTGCGGGGCGGCTACGAGGCGGGCGTCAATGTCGTCGAGAAATGCGAGCTGTTCTCGCACCTGGCGAACATCGGCGATGCCCGTTCGTTGATCATCCATCCGGCGTCGACGACGCATCGGCAACTCACGGATGAACAGCGCGCGGCCGCCGGCGCCGGTCCGGAGGTCGTGCGGCTCTCGATCGGTCTGGAGACGGTGGACGACCTCGTCCGGGATCTGGACCACGCCCTGGCCGCGGCGTAG
- a CDS encoding aminotransferase class V-fold PLP-dependent enzyme translates to MLSCQRYRFQLPPHLHYLNCAYMAPLAREVEEAGLRGMTRRRDPSKIAAEDFFVETDALRERFARLIGSSDPQRVAIIPAVSYGIATAARNVPVESGQNIVILGDQFPSNVYVWMRKARENGAELRVVERSARGRPSPGASWNRRLLRAVDRKTAVVATPVVHWADGTRFDVTAIGRRARAVGAAFVIDGTQSIGSLPFDVEKVAPDALVVAAYKTLFGPYQSGLAWFGERFDEGVPLEEPWAAREGSDRFVAGRIEYVESYRPGALRYDVGERSNQIQVPMLNAALDMVLEWEPQRVQEYCESLLEPYEDVFREAGFELEDRAWRAAHLFGLRSVRGLDAEKTAATLRRAGIFVSVRGEAIRVAPQVYNDRADLDALATTLRSL, encoded by the coding sequence GTGCTCTCCTGCCAGCGCTACCGCTTCCAGTTACCGCCTCACCTTCACTACCTGAACTGCGCCTATATGGCGCCGCTCGCTCGCGAGGTCGAGGAGGCGGGCCTGCGGGGAATGACGCGCCGGCGGGACCCGTCCAAGATCGCGGCGGAGGATTTCTTCGTCGAGACGGATGCACTGCGGGAGCGGTTCGCACGGTTGATCGGGAGCTCCGATCCGCAGCGGGTGGCGATCATCCCGGCGGTGTCCTACGGCATCGCTACGGCCGCCCGTAATGTGCCGGTCGAGAGTGGCCAGAACATCGTCATCCTCGGCGACCAGTTTCCGAGCAACGTCTACGTCTGGATGCGGAAGGCGCGGGAGAACGGCGCGGAGCTCCGGGTCGTCGAACGATCCGCCAGGGGCAGACCCAGCCCGGGCGCATCGTGGAACCGTCGATTGCTCCGGGCGGTCGACCGGAAGACCGCGGTGGTGGCAACGCCGGTCGTCCACTGGGCGGACGGCACCCGCTTCGACGTCACGGCGATCGGGCGGCGCGCCCGCGCGGTGGGAGCCGCCTTCGTGATCGACGGCACGCAGTCGATCGGGTCGCTGCCGTTCGACGTGGAGAAGGTGGCGCCCGACGCGCTCGTCGTCGCCGCCTACAAGACCCTGTTCGGCCCGTATCAGAGCGGCCTGGCCTGGTTCGGCGAGCGCTTCGACGAGGGAGTGCCACTGGAGGAGCCGTGGGCGGCGCGTGAGGGCAGCGACCGCTTCGTCGCGGGCCGGATCGAGTACGTCGAGTCCTACCGGCCGGGCGCCCTGCGCTACGACGTCGGTGAGCGGAGCAACCAGATTCAGGTGCCGATGCTGAACGCCGCGCTCGACATGGTGCTCGAGTGGGAGCCGCAACGTGTTCAGGAGTACTGCGAGAGCCTGCTCGAACCGTACGAGGATGTCTTCCGCGAGGCGGGTTTCGAACTGGAGGACCGAGCCTGGCGCGCCGCCCACCTTTTTGGTCTCCGCAGCGTTCGGGGCCTCGACGCCGAGAAGACGGCGGCGACGCTGCGGCGTGCCGGCATCTTCGTCTCCGTTCGGGGCGAGGCGATCCGCGTGGCGCCGCAGGTCTACAACGACCGCGCGGACCTGGACGCGTTGGCGACGACGCTGCGGTCCCTCTGA
- a CDS encoding phosphoadenylyl-sulfate reductase: MSVQTSQDGVIRDGQAGAVLEFPGPAADGDLCVLGWAMELELATPEQVLRWAHGRWGRELTLATSFQAEGMVLLHMCHQLGLPVRIVTLDTGRLPEETFRHIEHVRLHYGMDVEILAPRASEVARLVKRDGPNLFYASVDGRQRCCKVRKVEPMRRALARTPAWLSGLRRDQTPTRDVLNKVEVDRVTRTRGRLVKVCPLLDWTEDQVWTYIHEEGVPYHPLYDRGYRTIGCAPCTRPSRPGEGARGGRWWWESHTGKECGLHVLQPR; the protein is encoded by the coding sequence ATGAGCGTGCAGACGAGCCAGGACGGCGTGATCCGGGATGGTCAGGCCGGCGCCGTTCTGGAGTTCCCGGGCCCCGCTGCCGACGGCGATCTTTGCGTCCTCGGCTGGGCGATGGAGTTGGAGCTCGCGACACCCGAGCAGGTGCTGCGCTGGGCCCACGGCCGCTGGGGAAGGGAACTGACCCTGGCGACCTCCTTCCAGGCGGAAGGCATGGTGCTCCTCCACATGTGTCACCAGCTCGGTCTGCCGGTCCGGATCGTGACGCTCGACACGGGCCGCCTCCCGGAGGAGACCTTCCGGCACATCGAACACGTCCGGCTGCACTACGGCATGGACGTGGAGATCCTGGCGCCGCGAGCGTCGGAGGTCGCGCGTCTCGTCAAGCGAGACGGGCCGAATCTCTTCTACGCCTCGGTGGACGGACGGCAGCGCTGTTGCAAGGTGCGCAAGGTCGAGCCGATGCGGCGGGCGCTGGCTCGCACGCCGGCCTGGTTGAGCGGACTGCGCCGCGACCAGACCCCGACTCGTGATGTTCTGAACAAGGTGGAGGTCGATCGGGTGACCCGGACCAGGGGGCGGCTGGTGAAGGTCTGTCCGTTGCTCGACTGGACCGAGGACCAGGTCTGGACCTACATCCACGAGGAGGGGGTGCCGTACCACCCGCTCTACGACCGGGGCTACCGGACGATCGGCTGCGCGCCATGTACCCGTCCATCGCGACCCGGTGAAGGCGCCCGCGGCGGCCGCTGGTGGTGGGAGTCCCACACCGGCAAGGAATGCGGTCTCCACGTCCTGCAGCCGCGTTGA